Below is a window of Haloterrigena alkaliphila DNA.
CACCGGTCGTCTATCTGGCCGTCGAGAGTCCCGGTCTCGAGCGAATTCACGTCGACCTCACCGACGCCTTCGAGACCGTCGCGGGACTCGAGGGGAGCGACTACGTCCCCCACGTCACGCTGGCCCGCGGCGGCGACGTCGCGACCGCGAAGCGACTGGCCGACCGCGAGATCGAGCCGATCCGGTGGACGGTCAGCGAACTCGAGTTCTGGGACGGCACCGACAAGCTGTCGGTCAGTCGCGTCTCGCTGCCCGCCTGACTCGAGTCGGAAATCGAACCGTGAGTCGTCCGGTAGCTATTACCCCGCGGTCTCGCTATCTCGTAGCCATGTACCGTCGCGCGGTTCTCGCGAGTTCGACAACGATACTGCTCGCGGGTTGTAGTGAACTCACGAGCATGAAGGACGATGGCTACGTCGACGAGACGCTGCAGGACGAGCAGACGGGCGAGTTCAGCGCCGAGGCCGGCGAAGAGCTGACCGTCTCGATCGAGAACGTGGACGTGGCCGAGGCGGACGACGAGCAGGTTCAGTCCGACGCGATCAGTTTCCGACTCGATCACGCCGACGACGGACCGATACTGACGCGGTCGGTCTCGGAACCGGAGACGCTCGACGTAACCATCGAAAAGAGCGGCACGCACCTCGTGATCGTCACTAACGGCGCCGCCGACGTGACGATCGAACCGAGCGAGTAATCATTCGGAGCCCCTCCCAGACAGTTCAGTACGGATAGCGGCGTGACTGCTGTGGTCGCGACGAGAAAACGGTACGTCAGCGGACGAACTGCGTACCCCTGCGGATATCTGCTATCACTACGCGTTCGCTTCGTCCCTGCTCGCATCGGGTGTGGAAAGTGGGAGATCTACCTCGATCGTCTCGTACCAGACGGTCGGTCTCTTTCGTTGCCCGTCCCGTTCGAGTTCGATCAAGTG
It encodes the following:
- a CDS encoding 2'-5' RNA ligase family protein encodes the protein MYSVNVPVPGRVRTVANELYPDLVGFDRVREDHSCLLKRLGEADHVAQLQHRAHRALEGTPAVEAEITGIDYFEAPPLGSAPVVYLAVESPGLERIHVDLTDAFETVAGLEGSDYVPHVTLARGGDVATAKRLADREIEPIRWTVSELEFWDGTDKLSVSRVSLPA